From a single Terriglobia bacterium genomic region:
- the sigJ gene encoding RNA polymerase sigma factor SigJ — protein MSNPAGSFEPYRRRLLGLAYRMLGSMADAEDAVQEAYLRWHGVDRDKVSEPKAFLMATTTRICLDMLTSARARREEYVGPWLPEPVFDTAALTPDSRTELAEDLSIALLLTLDRLSPLERAAFLLHDVFDFSFSEVATALERNEVACRQLAARARANVRAARPRGATAPPASSGGIDAKHARLLSAFTAATQSGDLNALTQLLASDVRVLTDGGGKVRAALNAINGADRVAQFLVDVTRKRPGAWWRDDFTLRFEIINGLPGIVVDAPEGPVQTSAFEIEGDVIRALYVVRNPDKLRHLAPPRRETSNK, from the coding sequence ATGTCGAATCCCGCTGGGAGCTTCGAGCCGTATCGCCGGCGCCTGCTCGGCCTCGCCTACCGCATGCTTGGCTCGATGGCCGACGCTGAGGACGCTGTGCAGGAAGCGTACTTGCGATGGCATGGGGTAGACCGCGACAAAGTGTCAGAGCCGAAGGCGTTTCTCATGGCCACGACGACGCGAATCTGTCTCGATATGCTGACCTCGGCGCGAGCCCGCCGCGAGGAGTACGTCGGCCCGTGGCTGCCGGAGCCAGTTTTCGATACGGCAGCACTCACGCCTGATAGCCGCACGGAGCTGGCCGAGGATCTGTCCATTGCGCTGCTCCTGACACTCGACCGGCTGTCGCCGCTCGAGCGGGCTGCCTTCCTGCTGCACGACGTGTTCGATTTCTCGTTCAGCGAAGTCGCCACCGCACTGGAGCGGAACGAGGTCGCGTGCCGGCAGCTTGCCGCCCGCGCACGCGCGAACGTGCGCGCCGCCCGGCCACGCGGCGCGACAGCGCCGCCGGCGTCTTCGGGCGGGATCGATGCGAAGCATGCGCGGCTCTTGTCCGCGTTCACCGCGGCAACCCAGTCGGGAGATCTCAATGCGCTGACGCAATTGCTCGCGAGCGATGTGCGCGTCCTAACAGATGGTGGCGGCAAAGTGCGCGCGGCGTTGAACGCGATCAACGGTGCTGACCGCGTTGCCCAGTTCCTGGTGGACGTCACGCGGAAACGTCCAGGCGCGTGGTGGCGGGACGACTTCACGCTGCGCTTTGAGATCATCAATGGTCTGCCAGGTATCGTCGTGGACGCACCCGAGGGACCGGTGCAGACTTCGGCGTTCGAGATTGAGGGTGACGTGATTCGGGCGCTGTACGTGGTGCGTAATCCGGACAAGTTGCGCCACTTGGCTCCGCCCCGACGCGAAACAAGTAACAAATGA
- a CDS encoding VOC family protein, with amino-acid sequence MSSIQQNENQHSESPHTTQAFIVGFWGVRYQVKDVQRAIAFYTQTLGFNLDMQHLPAFGQVSIGGLKLILSGPGASGSRVMSDGRHQEPGGWNRVLLQVLDLPARIADLKEAGLHFRNEMEVGPGGKQIQLDDPDGNPIELFEPAKR; translated from the coding sequence ATGAGTTCAATACAGCAGAATGAGAATCAACACTCGGAATCACCGCATACAACACAGGCTTTCATCGTGGGGTTTTGGGGTGTTCGATATCAGGTCAAAGATGTTCAGCGGGCAATAGCCTTCTATACGCAGACGCTTGGTTTCAATCTGGACATGCAACACCTTCCCGCTTTCGGCCAGGTTTCCATTGGCGGCCTCAAGTTAATCTTGAGCGGTCCTGGAGCATCTGGGTCCCGGGTAATGTCCGATGGCCGTCACCAAGAGCCCGGGGGATGGAACCGCGTGCTTCTTCAGGTGTTGGATTTACCTGCGCGCATCGCTGACCTGAAAGAGGCGGGTCTGCATTTTAGAAACGAAATGGAAGTAGGCCCCGGCGGGAAGCAAATTCAACTCGATGATCCCGACGGCAACCCAATCGAACTGTTTGAGCCTGCGAAGCGCTAG
- a CDS encoding DUF4436 family protein, with amino-acid sequence MAGLLLVLLGIYFSVIWLNFTESARRSINLEIPSHGNDYLLIDVDLINVDLQRREMTARITFSATGNLAEDEVTPATDLQLVLNTVRGQQQITFPKGKRMNITEAVFPLLGEINRYPLDRYTGNVWLLATIPGRQGPPAPARKTGAKPAQKSKPPENKNVPQEKRGLFGIFSRGASQEQKKAPEAQIQQAPARQESPLTKATLGLGAAALTEQVQADTRIKFRASIPGLTFRGTELIEGVQSLKGLTGIHVYLKRSDSVISISALATVMMLGLSIGVVTMTVPVLSGTRKVEAFHATMAVSLIFGLPALRSIQPGIPSPGTLGDMLAFTWAEIAAATSVIALAIRGLGQGKIDVQDDRRPRG; translated from the coding sequence GTGGCCGGCCTACTTTTAGTTTTGCTGGGAATTTACTTTTCTGTCATTTGGCTCAATTTCACTGAATCTGCCCGCCGCTCGATAAACCTCGAGATACCATCACATGGCAATGACTACCTGCTGATAGACGTTGATCTCATCAATGTTGACCTGCAACGCCGCGAGATGACGGCGAGGATCACGTTTTCGGCCACCGGGAACTTGGCCGAGGACGAAGTGACGCCGGCGACCGACCTGCAACTGGTGCTAAACACCGTGCGCGGGCAACAGCAGATCACGTTTCCCAAGGGAAAGCGGATGAACATTACGGAAGCCGTCTTTCCTTTGCTTGGTGAGATCAATCGGTATCCCCTTGACCGGTACACAGGCAACGTGTGGCTGCTCGCGACCATACCCGGGCGGCAAGGCCCTCCAGCGCCGGCACGGAAAACTGGGGCGAAGCCTGCCCAAAAGAGCAAGCCGCCGGAAAATAAGAATGTGCCACAGGAAAAACGCGGACTCTTCGGAATATTCTCCCGCGGTGCGTCACAGGAACAAAAGAAGGCACCTGAGGCTCAGATACAGCAGGCCCCAGCGAGACAGGAATCACCTTTGACCAAAGCAACTCTCGGTCTCGGAGCCGCAGCACTGACAGAGCAAGTGCAAGCCGACACCAGGATCAAATTCAGGGCCTCCATTCCCGGGCTGACGTTTCGCGGCACAGAGCTAATCGAAGGCGTGCAAAGCCTAAAAGGTCTGACTGGGATCCATGTGTACCTGAAGCGTTCGGACTCGGTTATTTCGATTTCCGCGTTGGCAACGGTGATGATGCTGGGACTCTCGATTGGCGTCGTGACGATGACAGTGCCGGTGCTTAGCGGTACGAGAAAAGTCGAGGCTTTCCATGCCACGATGGCCGTCTCACTGATTTTTGGGTTGCCTGCGTTGCGTAGCATTCAGCCCGGCATTCCCTCACCCGGAACGCTCGGCGATATGCTGGCGTTCACTTGGGCCGAAATTGCAGCAGCCACTTCGGTAATCGCTCTAGCGATCCGAGGGCTGGGACAAGGCAAGATAGATGTGCAGGATGACCGTCGTCCGAGGGGCTGA
- a CDS encoding glycine zipper family protein, giving the protein MNPKKNQTPEQQMKDEGACYSTAQQQTGIDPAAPPPPPPQAPQQKGGAVKGAARGAAGGAAIGAIADDAGTGAAVGATAGAVRGRRQQKKANKQAEQQAQQQGQAQQQQRMDTFRRAFSSCIDSKGYSVK; this is encoded by the coding sequence GTGAATCCGAAGAAGAACCAGACTCCGGAACAACAGATGAAGGACGAGGGCGCCTGTTATTCGACCGCTCAGCAACAGACCGGAATCGATCCGGCTGCCCCTCCCCCGCCCCCGCCGCAAGCTCCTCAGCAAAAGGGCGGTGCGGTGAAGGGTGCGGCGAGGGGAGCTGCCGGAGGCGCCGCCATCGGAGCGATAGCAGATGACGCAGGAACAGGGGCCGCCGTCGGAGCAACGGCTGGAGCAGTTCGCGGACGTCGCCAACAGAAGAAGGCCAACAAACAGGCTGAACAACAGGCGCAACAGCAGGGACAAGCTCAACAACAACAGCGAATGGACACTTTCCGCCGAGCCTTCTCGTCCTGCATAGATTCGAAGGGCTACTCTGTTAAATAA